Proteins from a single region of Candidatus Roizmanbacteria bacterium CG_4_9_14_0_2_um_filter_38_17:
- a CDS encoding glycosyltransferase family 2 protein, protein MKNNKLSIIVPAYRQGDTLVKNIRKITSVLEEVAPNAYEVIVVEDGKLDNSFELLEKANIPHVKIAGYGSNHGKGYAVRYGMARSTGDIIGFIDAGADLDPKGLKILLVHMEWYGADIIVGSKWHPVSRVKYPWWRKIISKVYGLYVKLLFGLDISDTQLGMKFFRREVLEKVLPRLLVKKYAMDIELLAVANRVGFTRIYEAPIELDWSQIDSQISKNIYRSIWDMALDTLAVFYRLKILHYYDDSSKRKWRYDKDLQMKVNIG, encoded by the coding sequence ATGAAAAATAACAAACTCTCCATTATTGTCCCAGCCTATCGACAAGGTGATACTTTAGTTAAGAACATACGAAAAATTACATCTGTTCTTGAAGAAGTAGCGCCAAATGCCTATGAGGTTATTGTTGTTGAAGATGGTAAACTAGATAATTCGTTTGAGTTATTAGAAAAGGCGAATATTCCTCACGTTAAAATAGCAGGTTACGGCAGTAATCATGGTAAAGGTTACGCTGTCCGTTATGGTATGGCGCGAAGTACAGGTGATATTATTGGCTTTATTGATGCTGGTGCGGATTTAGATCCAAAGGGGCTAAAGATACTTCTTGTGCATATGGAGTGGTATGGGGCAGATATTATCGTGGGAAGTAAGTGGCATCCTGTTTCTAGGGTAAAGTATCCTTGGTGGAGAAAAATTATTTCTAAAGTATATGGACTCTATGTAAAACTTCTTTTTGGACTAGATATTAGCGATACTCAGTTAGGTATGAAGTTTTTTCGTAGAGAAGTACTGGAGAAAGTACTTCCAAGGTTGTTAGTAAAGAAGTATGCAATGGATATTGAGCTTCTAGCAGTGGCAAACAGGGTAGGATTTACCCGGATTTATGAAGCGCCAATAGAGCTTGATTGGAGCCAAATAGATAGTCAGATCTCAAAGAATATATATAGGTCGATCTGGGATATGGCTTTGGATACGCTTGCCGTATTCTATAGACTTAAGATCCTTCATTACTATGATGATTCTAGTAAGCGCAAATGGCGTTATGATAAAGATCTTCAAATGAAGGTAAATATAGGATGA
- a CDS encoding lipopolysaccharide biosynthesis protein RfbH: MKQKKIQQQITDLLHSYYSEKPQKFVPGETPILYAQAIYDDKEVSEMLDSVLSGWLGLSKKGALFEQQLADYVGVKHSLLTNSGSSANLLAVSALSSWQLPNHLQPGDEAIVAACSFPTTVNPLIQNQLVPVFVDVNPETHNLNADHLDKALSNKTRLIMICHNFGNPNEMDKVMAFAKKHKLFVIEDNCDALGSTYDGKKTGSFGQLATESFYPAHHMTLAGEGGAILINENRLLRIVQSLRDWGRACWCGASGGPPNGVCNARFKFKIDGMPYDHKYIFNHIGYNLKPTEMQAAMGLQQIKRLPEFVEKRKNNFKIYHKFFSKYQDFFILPKALPKSDPSWFSYLLTVKEDAPFDRFEITNFLEEHKIQTRPSFSGNILRQPAYKRIEHRVVGTLEHSDKIFQHTFFIGIHPGLTEEHLNYVMDTFDKFLAKY, encoded by the coding sequence ATGAAGCAAAAAAAAATACAGCAACAAATCACAGACCTACTTCACAGCTACTACTCTGAGAAACCACAGAAGTTTGTCCCAGGGGAAACACCGATTTTATATGCTCAGGCTATATACGATGACAAAGAAGTATCGGAAATGCTGGACAGCGTGTTATCTGGTTGGCTTGGACTTTCAAAAAAAGGAGCTCTATTCGAACAACAGCTGGCAGATTATGTCGGGGTAAAACACTCTCTTTTAACAAACTCTGGTTCATCAGCCAATCTACTTGCTGTTTCAGCACTCAGTTCATGGCAACTTCCAAATCACCTGCAACCAGGAGATGAAGCAATTGTAGCTGCTTGTAGCTTTCCAACTACCGTTAATCCATTGATTCAAAATCAATTAGTTCCCGTATTTGTCGATGTTAACCCAGAAACACACAACCTAAATGCAGATCATCTAGATAAAGCTCTTTCCAATAAAACACGCTTAATTATGATTTGTCACAATTTCGGCAACCCCAACGAAATGGACAAAGTAATGGCATTTGCCAAGAAGCATAAACTGTTTGTTATCGAAGATAACTGTGACGCACTGGGCTCAACCTACGACGGCAAAAAAACTGGCAGTTTTGGGCAGCTTGCTACAGAATCATTCTATCCCGCCCATCATATGACCCTGGCTGGTGAAGGAGGAGCCATACTAATCAATGAAAATCGCTTACTGCGTATAGTTCAATCCCTCAGAGACTGGGGACGCGCATGTTGGTGTGGCGCTAGTGGTGGACCTCCCAATGGTGTGTGTAACGCACGTTTTAAATTTAAGATAGATGGTATGCCTTATGACCATAAATACATCTTTAACCACATAGGTTACAACCTAAAGCCTACCGAAATGCAGGCAGCAATGGGCTTACAGCAAATCAAGAGACTACCTGAATTTGTTGAAAAGAGAAAGAATAACTTCAAGATTTACCATAAATTCTTTAGTAAATACCAAGACTTTTTTATTCTTCCAAAAGCTTTGCCTAAATCAGATCCCAGCTGGTTCTCTTATCTTTTAACAGTCAAAGAAGATGCTCCTTTCGACCGATTTGAGATTACAAATTTTCTAGAGGAACATAAAATCCAGACCAGACCATCTTTTTCTGGCAATATCTTGCGTCAGCCAGCCTATAAACGTATAGAACATCGGGTCGTGGGTACATTAGAACACTCAGACAAAATTTTTCAGCACACATTCTTTATAGGCATACATCCTGGCTTAACAGAAGAACACCTTAACTACGTGATGGATACTTTTGATAAGTTTCTCGCAAAGTACTAA
- a CDS encoding glycosyltransferase: MPNISVVIPVNNEEESLPSLYGELSTVLKKLKADYEIIFINDGSTDKSQEVLTNLKKQDSNIKIIKFRANFGKSAALSKGLEMTTKETIVMLDADLQDDPKEIPKLLNKLDEGYDLVSGWRANRSDTGVKKVSSILFNGGTRLISGVQLHDFNCGLKAFTKEVASELYLHGELHRYIPVLAAKKKFRVAEIAVNHRYRKFGKSKYGFGRSWRSILDLLTIIFLTDYATKPAHFFGMLGLFFLTIGVVSDGYVTFLKITTGSTQNKIPMLLAGILFILVGIQLLSTGLIAEMITHYNRKSRTEL, translated from the coding sequence ATGCCTAATATATCAGTCGTTATCCCTGTTAATAACGAAGAAGAGTCCTTACCTAGTCTTTATGGTGAGCTTAGCACTGTACTAAAAAAACTCAAAGCAGACTACGAGATTATTTTTATTAACGACGGCTCAACAGATAAGTCTCAGGAAGTCTTAACCAATCTCAAAAAACAAGATAGCAACATCAAAATTATTAAATTTAGAGCAAATTTTGGAAAATCTGCCGCTCTATCAAAAGGACTTGAGATGACCACAAAAGAAACTATCGTTATGCTCGATGCAGATTTGCAAGATGACCCCAAAGAAATACCAAAGCTTCTTAACAAACTTGACGAAGGATATGATCTTGTTTCAGGTTGGAGAGCAAATAGATCTGATACTGGAGTTAAAAAAGTATCAAGCATTCTCTTTAACGGAGGAACGAGATTAATCTCGGGTGTACAATTACATGATTTTAACTGTGGACTCAAAGCATTTACGAAGGAAGTTGCTAGTGAACTATATCTACACGGTGAATTACATCGCTATATTCCGGTGCTTGCTGCCAAAAAGAAATTTAGAGTAGCAGAAATAGCCGTTAATCACCGCTATCGCAAATTTGGCAAATCTAAATATGGATTTGGTCGAAGCTGGCGCAGCATCTTAGACTTATTAACAATAATTTTTTTAACTGACTACGCAACAAAACCTGCCCACTTTTTTGGAATGCTCGGGCTCTTTTTTCTCACAATTGGAGTTGTTTCAGATGGATATGTAACATTTCTTAAAATAACAACAGGTAGTACCCAAAACAAAATACCAATGCTTTTAGCAGGAATCTTATTTATTTTGGTAGGAATTCAGCTTTTATCTACTGGCCTAATTGCTGAAATGATAACTCACTACAATAGAAAAAGTAGAACAGAACTATAA
- a CDS encoding UDP-N-acetyl-D-glucosamine dehydrogenase encodes MYKLLKDKLENKQATIGVIGLGYVGLPLAVLLARKGYKVQGFIRNQDKVNQLNKGENELGDESLTESLKSELKKGNLSVSTLSKDKLVSCDVYMVCVPTPVTEDKKPDLTALVSVAAHFKELDLAGKLIINESTVAPTMTRAVFGELSDVEYFLACSPERIDPGNGLKEVSNIAKVLGGLNENSLQLAYVLYKQILSADVVTVSSLEAAEMTKMLENTYRAVNIALINEVAQLCEMLDLDVLEIVKAASSKWSFHAHYPGVGVGGHCIPVDPYYLLKLAKENQLEMNVVRQSLLTNESMPTKFAQMIKSEYKDGMKVLLYGVTYKKDVADIRESPVLELMKILKEMKIEFMIYDPVLSDAELKRLDITNAKLQVVDMLIVGTGHTALGMDYKKLVRDNTVVIDGRNFFLNKVGRSVVGVGRRLL; translated from the coding sequence ATGTATAAACTTCTCAAGGATAAACTAGAAAATAAGCAGGCAACAATTGGCGTTATAGGCCTAGGTTATGTTGGTTTGCCTTTGGCTGTTCTTTTAGCGCGCAAAGGATATAAAGTACAGGGGTTTATTCGTAACCAAGATAAAGTAAACCAGCTAAACAAGGGTGAAAATGAATTAGGCGATGAATCCTTAACTGAATCACTAAAATCTGAACTTAAGAAGGGGAATCTATCCGTTTCTACTCTTTCTAAAGACAAACTAGTTAGCTGTGATGTGTATATGGTTTGTGTGCCAACTCCAGTAACGGAAGATAAAAAACCTGATTTAACTGCTTTGGTGAGTGTGGCTGCGCACTTTAAAGAGCTGGATTTGGCAGGTAAGCTTATTATTAATGAATCTACAGTTGCTCCGACCATGACAAGAGCAGTGTTTGGAGAGCTATCCGATGTAGAGTATTTTCTCGCCTGTTCTCCTGAGCGTATTGATCCGGGTAATGGTCTTAAGGAAGTTTCAAATATAGCAAAGGTGTTGGGTGGATTAAATGAGAATAGTCTTCAACTGGCATATGTTTTATATAAACAAATACTCTCGGCAGACGTCGTCACTGTTTCGAGTTTAGAGGCAGCGGAAATGACGAAGATGCTAGAAAATACCTATCGCGCAGTTAATATTGCCTTAATTAATGAGGTTGCCCAGCTCTGTGAAATGCTAGATTTAGATGTCCTGGAAATAGTTAAGGCTGCTAGCAGTAAATGGAGTTTCCACGCTCATTATCCTGGAGTTGGGGTTGGGGGTCACTGTATTCCTGTCGATCCATATTATTTATTAAAGCTTGCAAAAGAAAATCAGCTAGAGATGAATGTTGTGAGACAAAGCTTATTAACAAATGAATCTATGCCGACAAAATTTGCCCAGATGATAAAGTCGGAATATAAAGATGGTATGAAAGTCTTGCTATATGGAGTTACATATAAAAAAGACGTTGCTGACATTAGAGAAAGTCCTGTCTTGGAGCTTATGAAGATTTTAAAAGAGATGAAGATAGAGTTTATGATCTATGATCCAGTTCTCTCAGATGCAGAGCTAAAGCGGTTAGATATTACAAATGCTAAACTTCAAGTTGTTGATATGTTAATTGTAGGGACGGGTCACACGGCTTTAGGTATGGATTACAAAAAACTAGTGAGAGATAATACTGTAGTAATTGATGGGAGAAACTTCTTTCTCAATAAAGTAGGGCGCAGTGTAGTAGGAGTTGGACGTAGATTGCTATGA
- a CDS encoding glycosyl transferase translates to MAMKKPLVSVIIPAWNSAAFIVACLESLKKQTYKNMEIIVVDNNSSDDTVKLAKDYTDKVYRRGPERSAQVNYGARMAKGKYLYRVDSDFVLEPAVITQCVQMCEKENLDGIAVHNTSAEGLGFWAEVRKYERNTYIDDNLIVAVRFFTKESWKKINGFDETLYGPEDYDFHNRFVSAGFKWGRIEAIERHLGEPKSISDIWSKHYFYGKHMVAYFRKHPKLAAQQFNPVRGSYLRHLEILLTHPVIFVGLVVMTVVKFTAGGLGFVVNLIKFIL, encoded by the coding sequence ATTGCTATGAAAAAACCACTCGTATCGGTAATTATTCCTGCCTGGAATTCTGCAGCTTTTATAGTTGCCTGTTTAGAAAGCCTTAAAAAGCAGACATACAAAAATATGGAAATTATTGTTGTGGATAATAATTCAAGCGATGATACCGTTAAATTAGCAAAGGACTATACAGATAAGGTATACCGAAGGGGTCCCGAGAGATCCGCTCAGGTGAATTATGGAGCTAGAATGGCAAAGGGAAAATATCTATATAGAGTAGATTCGGACTTTGTATTGGAGCCTGCTGTGATAACTCAGTGTGTGCAGATGTGTGAGAAGGAGAATCTAGATGGAATCGCGGTTCACAACACTTCGGCAGAAGGACTAGGGTTCTGGGCTGAAGTTAGAAAGTATGAGCGCAATACTTATATAGATGATAATTTAATAGTTGCTGTTCGCTTTTTTACAAAAGAATCTTGGAAAAAAATTAATGGATTTGATGAAACGCTCTATGGCCCTGAAGACTACGATTTTCATAACCGTTTTGTAAGTGCTGGATTTAAATGGGGGAGAATTGAAGCTATTGAGAGGCATTTGGGTGAGCCAAAGAGTATTAGTGATATCTGGAGTAAGCATTATTTCTATGGTAAACACATGGTTGCATATTTCCGTAAACACCCTAAATTAGCTGCACAGCAATTTAATCCTGTTAGAGGAAGTTATTTACGGCACCTTGAGATCTTACTTACACACCCGGTTATTTTTGTTGGTTTGGTTGTGATGACTGTTGTAAAATTTACTGCAGGAGGATTGGGGTTTGTAGTAAATCTTATTAAATTTATTCTGTGA
- a CDS encoding NAD-dependent dehydratase: MNKIIIVAGGAGFVGSHLCKALMEEGNRVVCFDNLSTGDKKNIQEFLQNDNFTFVLGDVADSAAYSSIENLEIDEIYHLASPASVTYIMEYPVEAAEANGSGTKNLLEIAKKKNARLLFASSSEAYGDPKEHPQRETYWGNVNSVGVRSGYDEGKRFGEALCMAYNREFGVEVRIVRIFNTYGPNSSISDTRVIPQFVTQALRGESLTTHGDGTQTRSFCYVSDMVSGFMKMMRSSETGPINMGNPDEYKIIDVAKKILSATDSKSQIEFVSRPKDDPAVRKPDISLAKKKLNWSPIVTFDDGLEKTIEYFKFILGKK; the protein is encoded by the coding sequence ATGAATAAAATAATTATTGTAGCAGGTGGAGCTGGTTTTGTAGGATCGCATCTTTGTAAGGCGTTAATGGAAGAGGGAAATAGAGTAGTTTGTTTTGACAACTTATCGACTGGTGACAAGAAAAATATACAGGAATTCTTACAAAATGATAATTTTACATTTGTTCTAGGCGATGTTGCAGACTCAGCTGCTTATAGTAGTATTGAGAATTTAGAAATAGATGAAATTTATCATCTTGCTAGCCCCGCATCAGTAACTTACATCATGGAATATCCAGTAGAAGCAGCGGAAGCAAATGGAAGTGGTACTAAGAATTTATTAGAAATTGCCAAGAAAAAAAATGCAAGACTTTTATTTGCTTCAAGCTCCGAGGCATATGGTGATCCCAAAGAGCATCCCCAAAGGGAGACTTATTGGGGAAATGTGAATTCAGTTGGAGTTAGATCTGGCTATGATGAAGGGAAGCGTTTTGGAGAAGCGTTGTGTATGGCATACAATAGGGAGTTTGGAGTGGAAGTTAGAATTGTGAGAATATTTAATACCTATGGGCCAAACTCAAGCATTAGTGATACAAGAGTTATTCCTCAATTTGTCACCCAGGCATTGCGCGGTGAGTCATTAACTACGCATGGGGATGGAACACAAACTCGGTCCTTCTGTTATGTGTCTGATATGGTTTCAGGCTTTATGAAAATGATGAGAAGTTCTGAAACCGGACCAATAAACATGGGCAATCCTGATGAATATAAAATAATAGATGTAGCAAAGAAAATTCTTTCTGCAACGGACTCAAAATCTCAAATAGAATTTGTTTCGAGACCAAAAGATGATCCAGCTGTTCGGAAGCCGGACATATCTCTTGCAAAGAAGAAACTTAATTGGTCTCCTATTGTCACATTTGATGATGGGTTAGAAAAAACTATTGAATATTTTAAATTTATTCTTGGCAAAAAATAA
- a CDS encoding methyltransferase type 11: protein MQKSHYEDLYDNQDTLWWYKGMRLINTTLLNKYFSQKRGLKILDAGCGAGAALGYLSQYGETIGVDISDEALKFARKRGKVKKADIANLPFKDNSFDLVFCYGVLYHVWVKDERKALDEFYRVLKKGGTLLLEEPAYDWFMGNEDMISFGKHRFTASELKILLKECSFKTLRSTYINSILFPLGIVKRLPEIIGLRPRRPVSDIFEMSGIINFIFLKILQLESKLLKYINFPFGMSVICIARKNEEPKTAKK, encoded by the coding sequence ATGCAAAAAAGTCACTACGAAGATTTGTACGATAATCAAGATACGTTATGGTGGTATAAGGGAATGAGGTTGATAAATACAACCTTGCTTAATAAATATTTTTCACAAAAGAGGGGTTTAAAAATTCTTGATGCTGGATGTGGGGCAGGTGCTGCGCTGGGATATCTATCCCAATATGGAGAAACAATAGGAGTTGATATATCAGATGAGGCTTTGAAATTTGCGAGGAAGCGAGGAAAGGTGAAAAAAGCAGATATAGCGAATCTACCCTTTAAAGATAATTCCTTTGACTTAGTTTTTTGTTACGGAGTCTTATATCATGTGTGGGTAAAAGATGAGCGAAAAGCTTTAGATGAGTTCTATAGAGTATTGAAGAAGGGAGGCACTCTTTTACTTGAAGAGCCTGCGTATGATTGGTTTATGGGAAATGAAGATATGATTTCTTTTGGTAAACATAGATTTACTGCATCAGAATTAAAAATTCTTTTGAAAGAATGCTCATTTAAGACTTTGAGGTCTACATATATAAATAGCATTCTTTTTCCACTTGGAATTGTAAAAAGACTTCCTGAAATTATTGGTTTAAGACCCAGGAGACCGGTAAGTGATATTTTTGAGATGTCAGGTATTATAAATTTTATATTTTTAAAAATCTTACAGCTAGAATCCAAGCTATTAAAATATATAAATTTTCCTTTTGGAATGTCAGTTATTTGCATAGCAAGAAAAAACGAAGAACCTAAGACAGCTAAGAAGTGA
- a CDS encoding GDP-fucose synthetase, with amino-acid sequence MNLNNKKILVTGGGGFLGQYVVSELKAKGAEDIFVPRSTEYDLRSTLVCKKVVKNVDVVIHLAAQIGGIGFIGEHSGEIFYNNLVMGVELMEAARKEGIEKFVSIGTVCEYPKSPPLPFKEENLWDGYPEETTAPYGWAKKMLIVQGNAYKTQYGFNAIHLLPVNLYGPGDNFVPRTAHVIPALIRRIIEARNLGKPKVEVWGTGKATREFLYVKDAAEGIVLATQEYDKPEPVNLGSGQEIAIKKVVELIVELTGYKGDIEWNKSKPDGQPRRQLDVSMAKSQFGFSAKMVFRDGLKKTIDWYERQL; translated from the coding sequence ATGAATCTAAACAATAAAAAAATCCTTGTTACTGGTGGGGGGGGATTTCTGGGGCAGTATGTTGTTAGTGAGTTAAAAGCTAAAGGAGCAGAAGATATATTTGTACCAAGATCTACAGAATACGACCTTCGTAGCACATTGGTCTGTAAAAAAGTTGTAAAGAATGTTGATGTTGTGATTCACCTTGCAGCCCAGATTGGTGGAATTGGGTTTATTGGTGAGCACTCGGGTGAAATTTTTTATAACAACTTAGTTATGGGCGTGGAGCTTATGGAAGCGGCGCGTAAGGAAGGGATAGAAAAATTTGTAAGCATTGGAACAGTATGTGAATATCCCAAGAGTCCGCCGTTACCGTTTAAGGAAGAAAACCTTTGGGATGGCTATCCTGAAGAGACAACTGCTCCTTACGGCTGGGCAAAAAAGATGTTAATAGTGCAAGGAAACGCATATAAGACACAGTACGGATTTAATGCAATTCATCTTTTACCAGTTAATCTATATGGGCCTGGGGATAATTTTGTTCCAAGAACAGCTCATGTTATACCAGCTTTAATCAGGCGTATAATTGAAGCTCGAAATTTAGGTAAACCTAAGGTTGAGGTCTGGGGGACGGGGAAGGCAACTCGAGAATTTCTCTACGTTAAGGATGCGGCGGAAGGTATAGTATTGGCAACGCAAGAATACGATAAGCCAGAACCAGTCAATCTTGGTTCGGGTCAGGAGATTGCAATTAAAAAAGTAGTAGAGTTAATAGTCGAACTAACGGGGTATAAGGGAGATATTGAGTGGAATAAGTCTAAACCCGATGGGCAACCACGCAGACAACTTGATGTTAGTATGGCCAAGTCCCAATTTGGTTTTTCAGCTAAAATGGTCTTTCGTGATGGGCTAAAAAAGACAATTGATTGGTATGAACGTCAGTTATGA
- a CDS encoding SAM-dependent methyltransferase — protein sequence MSIKQVLVKLGDKPYYLAIERELEGIETVLDLGCGADSPLSEVAGNYTSVGVDLFTKSIEISKLKKIHDKYIQCDVTKINEKVKPKSFDVVIALDLIEHLDKKEGIKLLEKVEKIATKKVIIMTPNGYYDQEPYGGNPYQVHRSGWSVDDFQKRGYNVKGIRGLRYLRGECATLKYRPWFFWGVVASITQLFLYNFPKFSYQLFAVKSINNS from the coding sequence ATGAGTATTAAGCAGGTACTAGTGAAGTTAGGTGATAAGCCTTATTATTTGGCGATAGAGCGGGAACTGGAGGGAATAGAAACTGTACTTGATCTGGGCTGTGGCGCAGACTCACCGCTGTCAGAGGTTGCTGGAAATTATACATCTGTTGGAGTAGATTTATTTACGAAAAGCATAGAAATAAGTAAGCTCAAGAAAATACATGATAAATATATCCAATGTGATGTGACCAAAATTAATGAGAAGGTTAAACCAAAGTCGTTTGATGTGGTTATAGCGTTGGATTTGATTGAGCATCTTGATAAAAAAGAGGGAATAAAATTACTTGAGAAAGTAGAAAAAATTGCGACAAAAAAAGTTATTATAATGACACCTAATGGCTATTATGATCAAGAACCATACGGAGGAAACCCTTACCAAGTTCACAGATCTGGCTGGAGTGTTGATGATTTTCAAAAACGAGGTTACAATGTTAAGGGAATCAGAGGGTTAAGATATTTACGTGGTGAATGTGCAACTTTAAAATACAGACCTTGGTTTTTTTGGGGAGTAGTTGCAAGTATTACACAGTTATTTTTATATAACTTTCCTAAGTTTTCATATCAGCTTTTTGCAGTAAAAAGTATTAATAATTCATGA
- a CDS encoding NAD-dependent epimerase, with protein MTKKALITGSAGLIGSEAVRFFSRKNYEIFGIDNDMRAYFFGKEASTDWNRKKLEESHLNYKHLSIDIRDEKKIEKVFRQNKFDVVIHTAAQPSHDWAAKEPLTDFTINANGTLILLENFRKYAPDGVFIFTSTNKVYGDRPNSLPFVELETRYELPKDHRFYQGIDESMSIDNSVHSIFGASKIAADILVQEYGKYFGLNTAIFRGGCLTGPAHSGTQLHGFLAYLVKCIAIGLEYKIFGYKGKQVRDNIHSYDLVNAFYHVVQNPRKGEVYNMGGSRHSNVSMLEAIEKIEKRLGKKAKVVYIDENRIGDHIWYVSDVSKFQKHYPKWEYKYGIDRIIEELCNVYKK; from the coding sequence ATGACAAAAAAAGCATTAATAACTGGTTCGGCGGGTCTTATTGGTTCTGAAGCAGTGCGATTTTTCAGTAGAAAGAATTATGAAATCTTTGGTATTGATAACGATATGAGGGCTTATTTTTTTGGTAAGGAAGCGAGTACCGATTGGAATAGAAAAAAGCTTGAAGAAAGCCATCTAAACTATAAGCATCTGAGTATAGACATCAGAGATGAAAAAAAGATAGAGAAGGTATTTAGACAGAATAAGTTTGACGTTGTTATACATACTGCCGCTCAGCCATCACATGATTGGGCAGCTAAGGAGCCTCTGACAGATTTTACGATAAATGCTAATGGGACATTGATTTTGCTTGAAAATTTTCGCAAATATGCTCCTGACGGTGTCTTTATTTTCACGTCAACGAATAAAGTATATGGTGACCGTCCAAATTCACTTCCTTTTGTAGAATTAGAAACTCGTTATGAGTTGCCTAAAGATCATAGGTTTTATCAAGGAATAGATGAATCAATGAGTATAGACAATTCTGTACATAGTATCTTTGGTGCATCCAAGATTGCCGCGGATATTTTGGTTCAGGAATATGGTAAATATTTTGGTCTCAATACGGCTATCTTTAGAGGTGGATGTTTAACTGGTCCTGCTCATAGTGGTACTCAGTTGCATGGGTTTTTAGCTTACTTAGTTAAATGTATTGCAATCGGGTTAGAATATAAAATATTTGGGTATAAAGGGAAACAGGTGCGAGACAATATCCATTCATATGACTTGGTAAATGCTTTTTATCATGTTGTTCAAAACCCTCGAAAAGGAGAAGTGTATAATATGGGCGGATCTAGGCACTCAAATGTTTCCATGTTAGAGGCTATAGAGAAAATAGAAAAACGGCTAGGTAAAAAGGCTAAAGTTGTTTATATCGATGAAAATAGGATAGGAGATCATATTTGGTATGTTTCAGATGTATCAAAATTTCAAAAGCATTATCCTAAGTGGGAATATAAATATGGAATTGACAGAATAATTGAAGAGCTATGTAACGTTTATAAGAAATGA
- a CDS encoding 3-beta hydroxysteroid dehydrogenase produces the protein MKYKKVLITGGAGFVGSNICLALKKEYAGIHILALDNLRRRGSELNVGRLADAGVDFIRGDVRNQEDLSGIDPDLIIECSAEPSAQAGVTSSPSYVLSTNLIGAINCYEVARKCSSDVIFISTSRVYPYSVLENIKYEETESRYKIPENIEMAGVSVDGISEKFPLPGKRTFYGASKLSAELILEEYREVYGVNASIIRYGMIAGPWQFGKVDQGIVAHWLAKHSFGGELSYIGYGGLGKQVRDIVHVDDVVVLLRYQLEHPAVLTSKIYNAGGGVENSISLLELTDYCQEVTGNTIKIGKNDKARLGDIPLYYTDNSEITKTTGWKPNKSIQNIIEDTYKWLISYKQQLVGLVG, from the coding sequence ATGAAGTATAAGAAAGTATTGATCACTGGGGGTGCGGGATTTGTAGGCTCTAACATTTGTCTTGCTCTTAAGAAAGAGTATGCAGGTATTCATATTCTAGCCTTGGATAATTTGAGGAGGAGAGGATCAGAATTAAATGTGGGGCGTCTAGCGGATGCTGGAGTTGATTTTATACGAGGGGATGTACGAAACCAGGAAGACTTGTCAGGAATAGATCCAGATCTGATTATTGAGTGTTCAGCAGAACCTTCTGCACAGGCTGGAGTGACATCAAGTCCAAGCTATGTTTTGTCAACAAATTTGATTGGTGCAATTAATTGTTATGAAGTAGCAAGGAAATGCTCAAGTGATGTCATATTTATATCTACAAGTAGAGTATATCCATATAGTGTTCTTGAAAATATAAAATATGAAGAGACTGAGTCAAGATATAAAATCCCTGAGAATATAGAAATGGCAGGTGTGTCTGTAGACGGTATTAGTGAGAAATTTCCTCTTCCAGGAAAAAGGACTTTTTATGGTGCTAGTAAGTTATCTGCTGAGCTTATTCTTGAAGAATATAGGGAGGTATATGGTGTAAATGCATCCATTATTCGCTATGGAATGATAGCTGGTCCATGGCAGTTTGGCAAGGTTGATCAGGGAATAGTTGCACATTGGTTAGCTAAGCACAGTTTTGGTGGAGAACTATCTTATATCGGATATGGTGGACTAGGCAAACAGGTTAGAGATATTGTGCACGTTGATGATGTTGTTGTCTTATTAAGATATCAGCTGGAACATCCAGCTGTACTTACAAGTAAAATATATAATGCTGGAGGCGGAGTTGAAAACAGTATTTCTTTGTTAGAGTTAACTGATTATTGTCAGGAAGTTACAGGTAATACAATTAAAATTGGAAAGAATGACAAAGCAAGACTTGGCGATATTCCGCTATATTACACAGATAATTCAGAAATAACTAAGACTACGGGTTGGAAGCCAAATAAATCCATACAAAACATTATCGAGGATACATATAAGTGGCTTATTAGTTACAAACAGCAACTTGTTGGGTTGGTAGGATGA